From the genome of Brassica oleracea var. oleracea cultivar TO1000 chromosome C4, BOL, whole genome shotgun sequence:
CTGGTGCAAATACCTATGTACAATGAAAAAGAGGTAACAATCTGATCATACTATTCTAATTTGGTATGTAAGTTACACTCATTTGGTCGAGTTTCTGTAGGTTTGTGAGCAATCAATTGCAGCTGCTTGCAGAATCTCATGGCCATCTAATCGTATAATAATTCAAGTGCTTGATGACTCCACTGATCCAGCCAGTAAGGTACTTAGACCTATGAATATGTTGAGTTAAAGTGAGTTTCTTAACATGTTTTTGGTATGTGGCATATCATGGAAGGAAACAGGAACTGGTGAGAAGGGAATGTGAGAGATGGTCAAGACAAGGCGTCAACATAACTTTTGAGATAAGAGATAACAGGAACGGATACAAAGCTGGCGCGTTGAGAGAAGGAATGAAGCATAGCTATGTGAAGCAGTGTGACTACATTGCTATCTTTGATGCTGATTTCCAGCCTGAACCCGACTTCCTCCACCGTACTGTTCCTTTCTTGATCCACAATCCCAAGTTAGCACTTGTTCAAGGCCGGTGGGAGTTTGGTAACATTCCTTATATAGAACTCAAGAACCCAAGAATAAGAAACACTATTTCTTATTAATCACTTCAATGCTTTAGAAAATCAACTCAAAACTAAAGCTCAAACTCACAACTCATAGCATTAAGTCATTGCTCGACATTGCTTATATAGAGACATTATATTTCCTATTCCTAATAGTAATACACACACATATCTAATGATCCTTATCTCTTTAAGATCATAATCTAACTAGGAATAGGTTGTTTGACTTTCAAGCTTTCTTCAAGCTTATCTCAACATTCTCCCCTTTAAGCTTGAACACTTCTTCACTCATATCTTCAACTCCAATAAGAATTCTCATCTCCTTGAATTTGATTCTCCCAAGCGACTTGGTTAGTATGTCGGCTCTTTGTTCACTCCCGGGTACATGATCTACTTCAACTTGTTCTTTCTCAACACATTCTCTAATAAAATGAAATCTTCTATGAATGTGCTTGCTTCGACCGTGAAATACAGGGTTTTTAGTAAGTGCTATTGCAGACTTATTATCCACCCGTATTATCACTTTCTTGCAGGCTTCGGCCATGATCACACTAAGCAGTTCTTGTAACCATATCGCCTGTTTGGCCGCTCCGTAGCAGCCATGAATTCTGCCTCGCAAGAAGATAGAACAACGATCTCTTGTTTCTGAGAACACCATGTTATTGGGCTCTCATCAAAGTAAAACACATGACCGGCTGTGCTTCTACCATCATCGATATCGACATTGTGGGAACTGTCGCTATAACCTATCAGCTCGAGCTTTGTTGATCGCGGGAACATGAGACCAAGTGAACTCGTACCACGAAGGTACCTTAGTACCTGCTTCAGAGCCGCACCATGACATTCCTTTGGCTCCTGCATATATCTGCTGAGGACTCCTACGCTGAATGAGAGATCCGGTCTTGTATGTAGAAGGTAACAAAGGCACCCAATACTTCTACGATACTCTGTTTCATTAATACCTACTTCTCGTGGTGCCTTAGACAAGCTAACATTTATGTCCATTGGTATATGAGACAGATTACACGCGTGCATGCCAGCTTCTTCGAGGATCTTCTGCGCATACCTATCTTGCATAAGTACAATGCCTTTTTCATGTTGATGAACCTCGATGCCGAGATAGTATGCCAGCTTTCCTAGATCGCTCATCTCAAACTTGGTGCTCATATCTCGTTTGAACTCGACAATAGCATTCAGAGCGGTACCAGTCAGTAGTAGATCATCTACATAAACGCATACGATTAGTAGGCCACTCTTATCTTCTCGTTTGTATAGCGAAGGTTCCTTTGCGCATCGTTTAAAGCCGAGGCCTCTCAGAATCTCGTTAAGTTTAACATTCCACGCTCGTGGAGCCTGCCGTAAACCATAAAGAGCTTTCCTAAGCTTGTATACTTTATCTGCCTCCCCTTTGATCTCAAAGCCTTTGGGTTGTGTAACATAGACTTCCTCCTTCAATACTCCGTGCAAGAAAGCCGTTTTTACATCAAGATGATGTATCTCCCAGCCTTTCGCCGCTGCAATTTCTATCACCAACCTAATAGTTTCAATCCTAGTCACACGCGCAAAAACTTCATCATAGTCAACCCCGTGTCTTTGGGTGTACCCTTTAGCCACTAACCGTGCTTTGTACTTATTAATGCTTCCATCAGCGTTTCTCTTGATCTTAAAGACCCACTTCAAACCTATAGGCTTAAAGCCTTTAGGTAATTCCACGAGAACCCACATATTGTTCTTTTCTATAGAAGAGATCTCCTCCTTGCACGCATCAGTCCACACCTTCATCTCCTTTGCCTCATTGAAATCCCATGGTTCGTTGTTGATTGCCATCAGTAGTCTCTCACACTCTATTTCAGCGAGAAGCATGTAATCATCCAAGTAGGATGGTTTTGTGCTGACATGGCTCGACCTTCGAAGTTGTGGCTCAGCTTCATCATCTCCTTCTTCATCGTCTGTTATCTCATAAGTAGCTCCTTCATCGTTTGTATCATTGTTCCCATTCTCCTCATTATTGCCTATCGCTTGAGCTTCAGAGTGGTTCTCGACTCCTCTAGGATCAAAGACAAATGATCCTCCACTGTTATCTTCTTCCTTTCCCGTTAAGTTCCAGTTCCACTCCTTTTCTTCATCAAATATTACGTCTCGGCTCACTACGATCTTCATACTTATAGGATCAATAAGACGATATGCCTTAAACCCTGGTTCCGTACCCAAGTGTACCAAAGTTCCTAACCTATCATCGAGTTTCTTCCTCCCTGCTGCTTCAGTTCTTGCGTAACAGACGCAACCAAAAACTCTAATATGGCTGATGTTCGGTTTTCGCGAACGCAACGCTTCATAGGGGGTCTTCTCTTCCAGGGATCGTGTCGCTATTCTGTTAATCAAGTAGGTGGAATGTCTCACTGCCTCTCCCCACATGAGATTGGGCACACTCAAGTGCTTCAAGATACTCCTTGTCATCTCTAGTAGGGTACGGTTACGACGCTCGACAACCCCGTTCTGCTGCGGCAAGTACGGAGCCGTTAAATGCCTGCTGATTCTGTTCTTGTCGTAAAACAGTTTGAATTCATGAGACATAAACTCACCTCCCCTGTCTGTTCTCAGAGTTTTCACTAAGGTTCTCGTTTCTTGTTCGACAAGGTTTTTGAAGATTTTGAATTTTTCAAAAGCTTTACTCTTCTCTCTTAATAACACTGTCCACATGTACCGAGAGTAATCATCGATCAGAACGAACACATACCGCTTGTTCCCTGGCGTAGAAGGCGTGATAGGACCGCAAAGATCCCTGTGAACTAGTTCAAGAGGATACTTAGCCCGATAAGAGGTTAAACGGGGGAATGACTGTCTTGTTTGTTTCCCTAGCAAGCAGGAAACACACGCCTCTTTTCCGATCACGATACTAGGTATGCCGTTGACTATTTCTCTGTTGATCATCAGCTTCATAGTCTCGGTGTTGACGTGCCCTAAACGAGCGTGCCACATCAAAGATTCAGTGAAAGCTTTTACTTGCAGACACTGGATGGCATCAGCTTGAAGAACGACTTTATAAAGTCTATTTCTCGATCTTGTGGTCTGAATCATCAGTTGGCCACTACGATCAAGTAATCTCAGAAAATTGTCCTTCATGTTGACCTCGCAGCCTGCTTAAGTGTCTTGCCCTAGACTCACAATGTTACTCTTTAAGCCTGGTACATAGTAAACATCATTAAGTATCTTCTTCTCGCCTCCTTCCATTCTGAATCGAATCGATCCTTTTCCTTTAATATCAATGCGTGAATCATCACCGAATCGAACTTTCCCCGTAATCCCTTCATCAAGATCTCTAAAGAAAGTACGATTGCCACTCATGTGATTACTTGCCCCATTGTCAAGGTACCATAAGTTTGTCATGTCTTGCTCTGTTTCGAACACTTTCGGATTGACCTTCTTTTCGTTAAGGTAGACGACTTCATGTACTATCAAGTTGTCGGCTTCCTCTGTGTCTTCATCTTTCTTCTCCACTGTTTCTTGGAGTTTCAGCAACCTATCGGGACAATCAACTGCATAATATCCAAGTTTATCGCATCTGAAGCAAGTAATGTGGGCCGTTCCTCTCTCTTGTGCTTGCTTATACGCGTCTCTTTGGCTCTGAAACGAGCCATTTCGACCTCGTCCTCAACCTCTCCATCCAAAACCACCACCTCGTCCTCTTCCTCTTCCACCTCCGGAGGAATTCTCTTGGTAAGAATCGGAATTGGCATACATCAACTTCGTTGGATCGTCATTGCTCTGTTCTTCGTCATCTTCGCGTATTCTTTCCTCATATGCTTTTAACCTTCCAACGATATCTCGAAGCTTGTGGTGTTTAGGTCTAACACCTGTTTGAGCGAAGCAACAATATGGATGTATATTTTCCTTGGCAAAGTTTTCAGGAATTTCTTGACAATTTTGGGCTCTTCGATGATCTCTCCAAGAGAAGCAGATTTAGACGTGATTTCGGATAACTTTCCGACGAAGGTGTCGATGGTATCTGATTTCTTCATCTTAAGTCTATCGAACTCTGCCATTAATGTTTTTAATCGTGCTTCTCTTACCCGCTCAGCTCCGACGTGCCGCGCCTTGATTGCTTCCCAAACTGCTCTCGCGGTATCAAGGTCTCCTACCTGGAGCGTTAGAGCCTCGGGTATGGATTGGAAAAGTAATGTGATTGCCAGATTGTTCTTCTCCTCGTGCTTGTTTCCAGGATCGATGGTTTCCCATACTTTATTGACCTTAAGAGCGATCTTCATACGCATCGCCCAGACGGTGTAGTTGGAAGAGGTTAGCATAGGAAATTTTATCGAGGATGGTCCGGTTTCCTTGGTGGGGTTGTCGACTTCTTCTTTCACGTCAGCCATTGTTAACTCTTCGAGGATTTTTTGAGCTCTGATACCAAATATAGAACTCAAGAATAAGAAATACTCTTTCTTATTAATCACTTCAATGCTTTAGAAAATCAACTCAAAACTAAAGCTCAAACTCACAACTCATAGCATTATGTCATTGCTCGACATTGCTTATATAGAGACATTATATTTCCTATTCCTAATAGTAAAACACACACATATCTAACGATCCTTATCTCTTTAAAATCATAATCTAACTAGGAATAGGTTGCTTGACTTTCAAGCTTTCTTCAAGCTTATCTCAACACCTTCCCTCATTTTGAAATTTTGATTTTGCTATAACATATCTCATGGCATCATCACAGTGAATGCGGATCAATGCATAATGACAAGACTGCAGGAGATGTCTCTAAGCTACCACTTCACAGTAGAGCAACAAGTTGGATCGTCAACATCTGCCTTCTTTGGTTTCAATGGTAAACTTTGGTATTGTCTTTTTGTTCACTTCTGTTTTTTTTAATACAATGAGGTTAATGAGGTTCGGCCGAAACCTGTAATCCCCTAGACCCGAAACTACAACATGTAATATTAGTTTTGTCCCAACGGTCACTCGAAGAGTCTTTTCCAGTTGAGCTAATGACCTTTGGTCAATTCACTTATGTTTCTTAACTAAGCTTTTCCTAATAGTCTATAACTGTTGTAGGAACGGCTGGTGTCTGGAGAATCACAGCACTGAATGAGTCTGGAGGATGGAATGACCAGACAACAGTTGAAGACCTGGACGTAGCTGTAAGAGCCACACTCAGAGGCTGGAAACTACTATATATAGATGATCTGAAGGTTATAGAAGATTCACTCTCTTTTCTTGGTCTTTATGCGGTTTGTTTGATCTTTTTGACTGTGTTATCTGTAGGTGAAAAGTGAGTTACCTTGTTCATTCAACGCCCTCCGTAGCCAGCAGCATAGATGGACTTGTGGACCTGCCAATCTATTCAGGAAAATGGCTGGACAAATAATAAGAAGTGAGAATGTTTCTCTATGGAAGAAGCTGTATATGTTGTACAGCTTCTTCTTTATGCGCAAGGTCGTGGCTCACATCCTCACCTTCTGCTTCTACTGTGTTATCTTGCCAGCAACTGTTCTGTTCCCAGAGGTTACAGTTCCTAAATGGGCTGCGTTTTATCTCCCTGCTTTGATCACTCTCTTTATCGCAATCGGTAAACCAAGATCAGTCTACCTGTTGGTGCTCTGGGTTCTGTTTGAGAATGCAATGTCCATGCTTAGAACAAAGGCTCTGGTCATGGGATTGTTTGAAACAGGAAGAGTACAAGAATGGGTTGTGACAGAGAAATTAGGTGATGGTCTCAAGACAAAGCTGATTGGGCAAGTACCTAATGAACATCAAGTCAGATTCAGAGATAGGTAAAGTAGTGGTTTCATATTGGATTTGGTTTGAGATTCACTTAACCTAGTGTAGGCTTAAACCGGATGTTATTATTTGTTGCAGGGTGCATTTGCTGGAGCTGTTGCTTGGAGTGTACCTGTTGTTCTGTGGATGCTACGATATCATATATGGGAAGAACACACTCTATCTCTATGTGTACCTTCTAATGCAGTCAACAGCCTTCTTCGTTGTTGGTTTTGGATTTGTGGGAAAGTAAGTTCCTGCTTCCTCCTAAGTTGTAGATAGATCAAAGAAGTCTCAATATGTTTCAAAAGTTTTTTATTTGATACCATATCGAGAACACCTTTTTTTTTTTGGGATGTCTATACAATTGTATTACCAACTGATTTTTTTGTAACACAATAAATCTCGAAAACTGACCAATACAAACTCATCTTGACTTGGACTTCACGTCTGAGGGAAACTTCATGCTTCTTGTACATCAACGAAACTATCAGCCATTAGATTCACATACATAAACCAAAGTGACGTAAGCAACGTGGTAATTGACCGAGTAAAAGGATGTGGAAGATTGTTTGTCACAGACTCACTTGACGCCATGATTGTTTTATTGTACACGTGGCTGCATGTACTACACATAACACTAAAGTCTGAAAAAATAATTGAATAAACATTATCTACTTGTCTTCACCTGGCAAAAAAATTACAAGCGAAGAGGCGATGGCAACGTCTCTTCTGCTTCCGACTTTTCCTCCCTCACCTCGCCAATCTTTAACCAGAAGCTACAGATGGTTTCCAGTTCGAACTGGATTAAAACCGGTTTGTTTAACAGCGACCAGAGCCCAAACAAGCGGTGGTGATGCAGAGGAGAGCGTAGTGATTGTCGGCGCCGGTATTGGCGGTCTCGCTACCGCCGTTTCTCTTCACCGGTGAGTTCACAAACTTGGTTCTTTGGATTTACTTCGAACTGAACCGGAGATCTTGGTTGATGGTTTAGTCTTGGAGTCCGGTCCGTGGTGCTGGAGCAAGCAGAGTCGCTTCGAACAGGAGGAACCTCGTTGACGCTGTTCAAGAACGGGTGGCGTGTTCTTGACGCTATCTCCGTCGGGCCTCAGCTCCGGACTCAGTTCCTAGAAATTGAAGGGTACAGTTTCTTTCTGAACGCTAATCATGTTGACAACTTGATATTATGTAAGGAGTCTATGTTCCAAAAGAAGTGAGATCTCTTGTTGGTTTTAGCTGAGTGTGTTGGTATGATCAGGATGGTAGTGAAGAATGGAGATGGAAGAGAGCTTCGTTCTTTCACATTTAAAGACGAAGATCAAAGGTAAACACTTCCTTAACTTGCTCACCAAGGTAGTTAAGAGTACGTGATTTGATTCATGTGAGTAACCAAAGCATGTTTTAAATATAGCCAAGAAGTCCGGGCGGTGGAGAGGAGAGTACTCTTGGAAACACTCGCTAGCCAACTGCCTCCAGAAACCATTAAGTTTTCTTCAAAACTGAAAACAATACAAACCAATGCCAATGGTGACACTCAACTTGAACTCGAAGACGGAAGCAAACTGCTTGCAAAGGTATTGTTCCTGAGTAGTACTATGACCAGAAACTATATGTTTTTGCTGATTTGGTTGATGTATGTCTTTTGACAGATTGTTATTGGTTGTGACGGTATCCGGTCTAAAGTAGCGACTTGGATGGGGTTCAGTGAGCCGAGATACGTTGGTCATTGTGCCTTCCGAGGACTTGGTTTCTATCCAGAAGGACAGCCATTTGAGAATAAAGTGAACTACATATACGGAAGAGGGCTTCGAGCTGGATATGTACCTGTCTCTTCTACAAAAGTCTACTGGTTCATCTGTTTCAACAGCCCATCTCTAGGTATACATTTCAAGATTAAACATAGCTTCTTAAGTACTATATCACAGTTCTTGAGATATGCAGGGCCGAAGATAACTGATCCAGCTATCCTCAAAAGACAAGCCAAAGAACTGGTTAGCACCTGGCCTAAAGATCTGCAAGACCTCATTGACCTAACACCTGATGAAACAATCAGCAGGACTCCTCTTGTAGACAGGTGGCTATGGCCTGGCGTTGCTCCTACAGCATCAAAAGGACGAGTGGTTCTTGTTGGAGATGCTTGGCACCCAATGACTCCAAATCTTGGTCAAGGTGCTTGTTGTGCCTTGGAAGATTCGGTTGTTCTTGCCAATAAACTTGCCGGTGCAATCAAGGGAGGGAGTGAATCAGTTGAAGAGGCAATGGAGTCATATGGGAGCGAGAGATGGTCTCGGGCGTTCCCGTTGACGGTACGCGCAAATCTAGTTGGAGCACTTCTGCAGTGGGACAATCCTCTTGTGTGTTCCGTTAGGGACAATGTTGTTATACCAAAGTTAGTGAGGCTTGGACCAATGCTGGAACACACAAACTTTGAGTGTGAGCCACTCTTTGGTTCTTCA
Proteins encoded in this window:
- the LOC106342207 gene encoding FAD-dependent urate hydroxylase; the encoded protein is MATSLLLPTFPPSPRQSLTRSYRWFPVRTGLKPVCLTATRAQTSGGDAEESVVIVGAGIGGLATAVSLHRLGVRSVVLEQAESLRTGGTSLTLFKNGWRVLDAISVGPQLRTQFLEIEGMVVKNGDGRELRSFTFKDEDQSQEVRAVERRVLLETLASQLPPETIKFSSKLKTIQTNANGDTQLELEDGSKLLAKIVIGCDGIRSKVATWMGFSEPRYVGHCAFRGLGFYPEGQPFENKVNYIYGRGLRAGYVPVSSTKVYWFICFNSPSLGPKITDPAILKRQAKELVSTWPKDLQDLIDLTPDETISRTPLVDRWLWPGVAPTASKGRVVLVGDAWHPMTPNLGQGACCALEDSVVLANKLAGAIKGGSESVEEAMESYGSERWSRAFPLTVRANLVGALLQWDNPLVCSVRDNVVIPKLVRLGPMLEHTNFECEPLFGSSKI
- the LOC106336984 gene encoding probable mannan synthase 7 isoform X1 yields the protein MSPLTSFHRIAHDTFSSFLLSLVHSLSLSNSMTNDGSFLLGSEDVVNNRISLWWEQARAIVVVPFFKFLVALCLIMSVMYFVEVMYMGIVVAYVKLFKRKPEKVYKWEAMENDAECGSKSFPMVLVQIPMYNEKEVCEQSIAAACRISWPSNRIIIQVLDDSTDPASKELVRRECERWSRQGVNITFEIRDNRNGYKAGALREGMKHSYVKQCDYIAIFDADFQPEPDFLHRTVPFLIHNPKLALVQGRWEFVNADQCIMTRLQEMSLSYHFTVEQQVGSSTSAFFGFNGTAGVWRITALNESGGWNDQTTVEDLDVAVRATLRGWKLLYIDDLKVKSELPCSFNALRSQQHRWTCGPANLFRKMAGQIIRSENVSLWKKLYMLYSFFFMRKVVAHILTFCFYCVILPATVLFPEVTVPKWAAFYLPALITLFIAIGKPRSVYLLVLWVLFENAMSMLRTKALVMGLFETGRVQEWVVTEKLGDGLKTKLIGQVPNEHQVRFRDRVHLLELLLGVYLLFCGCYDIIYGKNTLYLYVYLLMQSTAFFVVGFGFVGK
- the LOC106336984 gene encoding probable mannan synthase 7 isoform X2: MSPLTSFHRIAHDTFSSFLLSLDGSFLLGSEDVVNNRISLWWEQARAIVVVPFFKFLVALCLIMSVMYFVEVMYMGIVVAYVKLFKRKPEKVYKWEAMENDAECGSKSFPMVLVQIPMYNEKEVCEQSIAAACRISWPSNRIIIQVLDDSTDPASKELVRRECERWSRQGVNITFEIRDNRNGYKAGALREGMKHSYVKQCDYIAIFDADFQPEPDFLHRTVPFLIHNPKLALVQGRWEFVNADQCIMTRLQEMSLSYHFTVEQQVGSSTSAFFGFNGTAGVWRITALNESGGWNDQTTVEDLDVAVRATLRGWKLLYIDDLKVKSELPCSFNALRSQQHRWTCGPANLFRKMAGQIIRSENVSLWKKLYMLYSFFFMRKVVAHILTFCFYCVILPATVLFPEVTVPKWAAFYLPALITLFIAIGKPRSVYLLVLWVLFENAMSMLRTKALVMGLFETGRVQEWVVTEKLGDGLKTKLIGQVPNEHQVRFRDRVHLLELLLGVYLLFCGCYDIIYGKNTLYLYVYLLMQSTAFFVVGFGFVGK